In the genome of Spea bombifrons isolate aSpeBom1 chromosome 11, aSpeBom1.2.pri, whole genome shotgun sequence, one region contains:
- the ANK3 gene encoding ankyrin-3 isoform X20 gives MALITSEDAMTGDTDKYLGPQDLKELGDDSLPQEGYMGFSIGARSASLRSFSSDRSYTLNRSSFARDSMMIEELLAPSKDQHQSFTREFDSDSLRHYSWAADTLDNVNLVSSPVHSGYFSSLPLYDLSFLVSFMVDARGGSMRGSRHNGMRIIIPPRKCTAPTRITCRLVKRHKLATPPPMVEGEGLASRLVEMGPAGAQFLGPVIVEIPHFGSMRSKERELIVLRSENGESWKEHSYDCRLEELNELVHGMDEELDTAEELEKKRVCRIVTKDFPQYFAVVSRIKQESNQIGPEGGVLKSTTVPLVQASFPEGALTKRIRVGLQAQPVPDELAKKVIGNRATFSPIVTVEPRRRKFHKPITMTIPVPPPSGEGVSNGYKGDTTPSLRLLCSITGGTSPAQWEDITGTTPLTFVNDCVSFTTNVSARFWLGDCHQIPETVSLATQLYRELICVPYMAKFVVFAKMNDPVEAKLRCFCMTDDKVDKTLEQQENFEEVARSKDIEVLEGKPIHVDCYGNLAPLTKGGQQLIFNFYAFKENRLPFSVKVRDPSQEPCGRLSFLKEPKTTKGLPQTAVCNLNITLPTQKKETESDQDDETEKVDRRQNFVSLALRKRYSYLTEPGMKPVDRSAGPTRPVPATYSYKPGIPTRPYQSWTTAPITVPGQTKSGFTSLSSSSSNTPSASPLKSIWSVSSASPIKSTLGASTTSSVKSVSDVASPIRSFRTVSSPIKTVVTQSPYTIQGSTGSPIRAPTLADTSAFKGLSAASVFSSRTSPVSTAGSLLERSSITMTPPASPKSNINMYSSTLPFKSLITSAGSLSSSPLKSVVSPAVASSKITPVPSLSSPLKLGNVPSEVGLVNGSVSPLKYSLCSNYINGSAVNLQDKISTVTKSVTSTVNTALETAEKNYTDPTATQTSYSPLRSFPSTSSAFQTIRGPAACSVYTTFRSTLSSTTSSVTSQTITVPVYSVVNVLSEPTIKKLSESASLTKSAAALLSPSKVLATDTPTQFSRISSPVKTPLFLSTAALKLATTSPLSSSQEILKDVADMKEDLMRMTAILQTDTSEDKSFPNELIKEVRIEDEEPFKIVEKVKEDLVKVSEILKKDGFMEGKCSGDQDHSSDEDWVEFSNEELEEARQRASMGIPTYAPERVEIRNRTMSEKDYNLTKVIDYLTNDIGGNTFSNLKYKYDDGKKEGEERQKRVLKPAINLQDHKLKMPPSSMRSSASEKELCKMSDSIFGTEMILESPDDFSQHEQDKSPLSDSGFETRSEKTPSAPQSAESTGPKPLFHDVPIPPVITETRTEVVHVIRSYESSNGDLPESEKSDTPPSEPTFIELEQSPTGSLKVKNKAFQIKAGNEEDDHKCVIGKGVCVKEETHITTTTRMVYHTPPCGETKSERIEETMSVHDIMKAFQSGRDPSKELAGLFEHKPSKASDVQKCTDTSQQHSERDTKMKPKLERIIEVHIEKGNQAEPTEVIIRETKKHPEKEMYVYQRDISQGDFNIKGTVTERNNFFTCSDDQVQAEEEELTAEESLPSYLESSRVNTPVSQEEDSRPSSAQLLSDESYKTLKLLSQQSVEYHDDELSELRGESYRFAEKMLLSEKLDMSHSDTDDSITDHALLLGSDLQRHDKQGRGKMIITPKKEILSKLYKDVSENGIGKLSSDDSFDKVTVLHYAGDPKSPKHAMWMRFTEDRLDRGREKLLYEDRVDRTVKEAEEKLTEVSQFFRDKTEKLNDELQSPEKKPHKMKGKEFASGHSSTNSSPEKVLVTDLRTSSEDWTKMHQITHDGKSIARVDERKATSLPCSPEKRLFEQKADEAKSGSQSGFQLKQSKLSSIKLKFEQSINLKSKDNVQDEKKQNSPSKIPVKKLQDSRLPFFQFQTREKQQKATDETNGEINLLKDSITEAINEECSKFKEFIKSNGGFIDNKVEKTSVGQKDHLSDAQIQISDVSSAVSSLSTDKKIYRTWEMSGQNKTHKETLSHVVIQDKEMVNSGSHFPVDETENEQAASRNGLCSREFKDSCVKSPSKKVLYTELAWKEGGYTSDAQKQELVNSSHIPVRVTEDRRTFLGADGPNSQSKLQSDLTKPTTSTILKPDILHSAFVAGENNRRSDVKLHQAQCYLGLSPNEDSEVSPVKSPDSLECSPVKECSSGTHDRVEIGRNYSIARTEVLKEIKTLPVYVSIVQVGKQYEREEQQGGIKNVSQESRTIEETKGTLFTVKPQKQPPSPQGSPEDDTLEQVSFIDSSGKSPLTPETPSSEEVSYEFNSKTPDSLMAYIPGKPSPIPEVSEESDEEEIVRLPSVTDMPHSDIIQSLNVNKDLTKRSKDNRVAYIEFPPPPPLDTEQSETRKRNQDNSTDSEIELTEVNLQDDHDKLLSAEPVIRVQPPSPVPPELDMSDSSDDESVIQPFAIKKYTFKIKDEEVKECSKINEDGKQAHESGLNSPPNDIEQNGNNDQSITECSIATTAEFSHDTDATEIDSLDGYDLQDEDDGLTEGDPKLSHLQDVEIKKEPWGKEGVLKHSDRSFSQSKLEVIEEEDKVVIEEYKPCRKISDEKKGDQDDKKSGVHFFTLEGRHPDRTVFPDTYFSYKVDEEFATPFKTVATKSLDFDPWSSKAGDDDVFETKSKDEEPKPFSLAVEDRSQATTPDTTPARTPTDESTPTSEPNPFPFHEGKMFEMTRSGAIDMSKRDFVEERLQFFQIGEHNSEGKSGEKGEGDKITTITLPQSGDILVEPILGNTVETTSAEHTTIQTSGDCLDGTNGNISLDKSSSNTTTSKIDPKLRTPIKMGISASTMSTKKDGTGEVSDKLETLPSPQSLNNDNKAAFTNLSSSDNVTSHIEIHDLQAENYNNNNNLDSLILNINNNAINLVLTKECETNPVKKVSKMTGSTGKGVEVSNQYIDRDKRRIHRGDQKPIEPVGNRPRSKLPIKATPSKSLISNQVSSTRTLVTKNKLPSKCEIQTKLDNTSNTEVKSKIPVKNINRLNPPMQKRCIPKQKQTNTEKEAVKPAPSKLPVKVRSPPNSTPAAKTKKCEFSEVCKHSIEYFKGISGETIKLADRLSDEEKKMQTEISDDEDSTSRNTSLSEVTQVSQPSVTSRSAKDMKVDAASLKSKIEKTDSERRSSRRTGPQSPCERTDIRMAIVADHLGLSWTELARELNFSVDEINQIRVENPNSLTTQSFMLLKKWVVRDGKNATTDALTNILTKINRIDIVTLLEGPIFDYGNISGTRSFADDNNLFHDSAVDGWHSEASSINVEPPTPDRKMSSELLERLDDSHESITSYLKGEVGRLESSVSPSESITEGKTRSTIPEADIKLNERQNIKPKTFQGTNGKGEQTSPTVHQKSMEATSKTVIGEHRSSLPISAKRAGPEEGKCRSSIHVEEGSPSEQKSSGKTCLKCIYQDSSDSEYESASSSDEERRVTTKVTRRRLILKGERAKNIPGESVTEEQYTDEEGNIITRKVTRKVVRRVVVPQEKKVGGTVTVGTEGHKVKTKKEVRHIEKKSYS, from the exons gCACAGCCGGTACCTGATGAACTAGCCAAAAAAGTTATTGGAAACAGAGCAACTTTCAGCCCAATTGTCACTGTGGAGCCAAGGCGAAGGAAATTTCACAAGCCGATCACCATGACGATTCCAGTGCCACCTCCATCAGGAGAAGGGGTCAGCAATGGTTACAAAGGGGACACAACACCCAGCCTGAGACTCTTGTGCAGTATTACAG GCGGGACATCCCCGGCTCAGTGGGAGGATATCACAGGAACGACACCTTTGACATTTGTGAATGACTGTGTTTCTTTTACAACCAATGTCTCAGCCAG GTTTTGGCTTGGCGACTGCCATCAGATTCCGGAGACAGTTAGTTTGGCAACCCAGCTCTACAGAGAACTAATTTGTGTTCCATACATGGCCAAGTTTGTGGTTTTTGCCAAAATGAATGACCCAGTTGAGGCCAAATTGCGCTGCTTCTGTATGACTGATGACAAAGTGGACAAGACATTGGAGCAGCAGGAGAACTTCGAAGAGGTGGCAAGGAGTAAAGACATAGAG GTTCTAGAAGGAAAGCCTATCCATGTTGACTGTTATGGAAATCTAGCTCCTCTGACAAAAGGAGGACAGCAGCTGATATTTAATTTCTACGCATTTAAGGAAAACAGACTGCCATTTTCTGTGAAG GTCCGTGACCCAAGCCAAGAACCTTGTGGCCGACTTTCGTTTCTGAAAGAGCCGAAAACAACAAAAGGCTTGCCACAAACTGCTGTGTGCAACTTAAATATTACCCTTCCAACTcagaaaaag GAAACAGAGTCAGACCAAGATGATGag ACAGAGAAAGTGGATCGACGCCAGAACTTTGTGTCACTAGCCTTGCGTAAGCGATACAGCTATCTGACTGAGCCTGGAATGA AACCAGTTGATCGGAGCGCAGGACCAACAAGACCAGTACCTGCTACTTATTCATACAAGCCAGGCATTCCAACAAGACCATACCAGTCCTGGACCACTGCTCCAATCACAGTGCCCGGACAAACTAAATCAGGCTTTACTTCTCTGTCAAGCTCCTCCTCTAATACCCCATCAGCATccccattaaaatcaatttgGTCGGTCTCCTCTGCTTCTCCGATAAAATCCACACTAGGAGCTTCTACTACATCGTCTGTTAAATCTGTCAGTGATGTAGCATCTCCAATTAGATCATTTCGGACAGTATCATCTCCAATAAAAACTGTTGTGACGCAGAGTCCATATACAATTCAAGGCTCCACTGGTTCTCCAATTAGAGCGCCTACATTAGCTGATACTTCAGCCTTCAAAGGGCTTTCAGCAGCCTCTGTTTTTTCCTCCAGGACTTCTCCGGTTTCCACTGCTGGGTCCCTCTTAGAAAGATCATCCATTACAATGACACCTCCAGCATCCCCtaagtcaaatattaatatgtattcttcaactCTACCATTTAAATCACTCATTACATCTGCAGGGTCACTTTCATCTTCACCTCTAAAGTCCGTAGTTTCGCCTGCTGTTGCTTCTTCAAAAATAACTCCGGTGCCTTCCTTGTCTTCTCCTTTAAAACTTGGAAATGTGCCCAGCGAAGTTGGTTTGGTAAATGGGTCTGTGTCACCTTTAAAGTACTCACTCTGCTCAAATTATATTAATGGATCTGCAGTCAATTTGCAAGATAAAATATCCACAGTTACAAAATCTGTTACGTCAACTGTTAATACTGCTCTGGAAACAGCAGAGAAAAATTATACTGATCCCACTGCAACTCAAACATCCTATTCACCTCTCAGGTCATTCCCATCAACATCTTCAGCTTTTCAAACTATTCGAGGTCCTGCAGCTTGTTCAGTCTACACAACCTTTAGATCTACGCTGTCCTCTACTACCTCGTCTGTGACGTCTCAAACAATAACTGTGCCGGTGTATTCTGTAGTTAATGTGTTATCCGAGCCAACTATAAAAAAACTCTCAGAGTCTGCTTCTCTGACAAAGTCGGCAGCCGCCCTGTTATCACCTTCAAAAGTTTTAGCGACAGACACACCTACCCAGTTCAGCCGGATTTCCTCTCCTGTAAAAACACCTTTATTTCTGTCAACTGCGGCTCTAAAATTAGCCACAACATCACCATTATCTTCCAGTCAGGAGATACTGAAGGATGTTGCAGACATGAAAGAAGATTTAATGAGAATGACAGCAATTTTACAGACTGACACATCAGAGGACAAATCATTTCCCAATGAATTGATTAAAGAAGTCAGAATTGAGGATGAAGAACCTTTTAAAATTGTTGAAAAGGTGAAAGAGGACTTAGTAAAAGTAAgcgaaattttaaaaaaagatggcTTCATGGAAGGTAAATGTTCAGGTGATCAGGATCACTCATCAGATGAGGACTGGGTAGAATTTAGTAATGAGGAGCTTGAAGAAGCAAGACAGCGTGCCAGTATGGGCATACCAACTTATGCACCTGAGAGAGTAGAGATAAGAAATAGAACTATGTCTGAAAAAGACTATAATTTGACCAAAGTGATTGATTATTTGACAAATGACATTGGGgggaatacattttctaacttaaaatacaaatatgatgaTGGGAAAAAAGAAGGGGAGGAAAGACAAAAAAGAGTTTTGAAACCAGCAATAAATCTGCAGGACCATAAGCTTAAAATGCCCCCCTCTTCAATGAGATCTTCAGCTTCAGAAAAGGAATTATGTAAAATGTCAGATTCCATTTTTGGAACAGAAATGATTTTAGAGTCTCCTGATGATTTTTCACAGCATGAGCAAGACAAAAGTCCTTTGTCAGACAGCGGGTTTGAAACAAGAAGTGAAAAGACTCCATCAGCCCCACAGAGTGCAGAAAGCACGGGTCCTAAGCCTCTTTTCCATGATGTTCCCATCCCACCAGTTATAACAGAAACACGAACAGAAGTAGTCCATGTTATCAGGAGCTACGAGTCTTCCAATGGGGACCTTCCTGAATCAGAAAAAAGTGATACACCGCCCTCGGAGCCCACCTTTATAGAGCTTGAACAAAGTCCTACTGGgtcattaaaagtaaaaaataaagcattccAGATAAAGGCTGGGAATGAAGAAGATGACCACAAATGTGTTATTGGCAAAGGTGTATGTGTTAAAGAAGAAACCCATATTACAACTACAACTAGAATGGTTTATCATACACCCCCATGTGGTGAGACCAAGTCAGAAAGAATTGAGGAAACAATGTCTGTTCATGATATAATGAAAGCTTTCCAGTCAGGCCGTGACCCGTCTAAAGAGCTTGCAGGTCTTTTTGAGCACAAACCGTCAAAAGCGTCAGATGTTCAGAAGTGCACAGACACATCACAGCAACACTCTGAGAGAGACACCAAAATGAAACCAAAACTGGAACGCATAATTGAGGTGCATATTGAAAAAGGTAACCAAGCTGAACCTACTGAAGTCATTATTAGGGAAACCAAAAAGCACccagaaaaagaaatgtatgtgtaCCAAAGAGACATAAGTCAGGGAGATTTTAACATCAAAGGTACAGTGACAGAAAGAAATAACTTTTTTACATGTTCAGATGATCAAGTGCaggcagaagaagaggagctcaCAGCTGAAGAGTCTCTACCATCTTACCTAGAATCTTCAAGGGTAAACACTCCAGTATCTCAGGAAGAAGATAGTCGTCCAAGTTCAGCCCAACTTCTATCAGACGAATCATATAAAACACTTAAATTATTAAGTCAGCAGTCGGTAGAGTACCATGATGATGAGCTTTCAGAACTACGAGGGGAATCTTACCGATTTGCTGAAAAAATGCTCCTTTCTGAAAAACTTGACATGTCGCATTCTGATACAGATGACTCAATAACAGATCATGCTTTGCTCCTTGGCTCAGACTTACAGCGGCATGACAAACAAGGCAGAGGAAAAATGATCATTACTCCTAAAAAAGAAATCCTTTCAAAATTGTACAAAGATGTTTCCGAGAATGGTATAGGTAAATTATCAAGCGATGATTCTTTTGATAAAGTTACAGTGTTGCACTATGCTGGAGATCCCAAAAGCCCCAAACATGCTATGTGGATGCGCTTCACTGAGGACAGGCTAGATAGAGGTAGAGAAAAGTTGTTGTATGAAGACAGGGTCGACAGGACTGTTAAAGAGGCAGAGGAAAAATTGACTGAGGTATCACAATTCTTTCGGGACAAAACTGAAAAACTTAATGATGAATTACAATCTCCAGAAAAAAAGCCCCATAAAATGAAAGGTAAAGAATTTGCTTCTGGTCATAGTTCTACTAACAGTAGCCCAGAAAAAGTACTGGTTACCGATCTGAGGACATCCAGTGAGGACTGGACTAAAATGCATCAAATTACTCATGATGGAAAATCCATTGCCAGGGTCGATGAAAGGAAAGCCACCAGTTTGCCATGTAGTCCTGAGAAAAGGCTGTTCGAACAAAAGGCAGATGAGGCTAAATCAGGCTCACAATCTGGTTTTCAATTAAAACAATCAAAGCTCAGCTCTATAAAACTAAAATTTGAGCAAAGCATAAATTTGAAAAGTAAAGACAATGTtcaagatgaaaaaaaacaaaacagcccaTCTAAAATTCCAGTTAAAAAACTACAGGATAGCCGACTGCCATTTTTTCAATTTCAGACAAGGGAAAAGCAACAAAAAGCCACAGATGAAACCAATGGAGAAATAAATCTGCTCAAGGATTCTATCACTGAGGCAATTAATGAAGAATGTTCCAAATTCAAAGAATTCATTAAAAGCAATGGTGGATTCATAGATAACAAAGTTGAAAAGACAAGTGTAGGACAGAAAGACCACTTGTCTGATGCACAAATTCAGATATCTGATGTAAGTTCAGCAGTATCCTCATTGTCAACAGACAAAAAGATTTACAGAACATGGGAGATGTCCGGACAGAACAAAACACATAAGGAAACGCTTTCACATGTTGTTATACAAGATAAGGAGATGGTTAACAGTGGTTCTCATTTTCCAGTTGATGAGACTGAAAACGAGCAAGCTGCTTCCAGAAATGGTTTATGCTCAAGAGAGTTTAAAGATAGCTGTGTTAAATCTCCTTCAAAAAAAGTTCTATATACTGAACTTGCTTGGAAAGAAGGAGGATACACAAGTGATGCTCAAAAACAGGAATTGGTAAATTCTTCACACATTCCTGTCCGAGTTACCGAAGACAGGAGAACATTTCTCGGTGCTGATGGTCCTAATAGCCAATCAAAACTGCAATCTGACTTGACAAAACCAACAACGTCAACAATCCTTAAACCTGACATACTGCATTCAGCTTTCGTGGCAGGTGAAAACAATAGGCGTTCCGATGTAAAACTCCATCAGGCTCAGTGTTACTTAGGGTTATCTCCTAATGAGGATTCAGAGGTATCTCCTGTTAAGTCCCCTGATTCTTTAGAATGTAGTCCTGTTAAAGAATGTTCATCTGGGACACATGATCGTGTTGAAATAGGTAGAAACTATTCAATAGCCAGAACAGAAGTTTTAAAAGAAATCAAAACTTTACCAGTTTATGTCAGCATTGTGCAAGTAGGAAAGCAATATGAAAGAGAGGAGCAGCAGGGAGGCATTAAAAATGTTAGTCAGGAGAGTAGAACAATAGAAGAGACAAAAGGGACTCTTTTTACTGTTAAACCACAGAAACAGCCACCATCCCCCCAAGGCAGCCCAGAAGATGATACCCTGGAGCAAGTATCATTTATAGATAGTTCAGGCAAAAGTCCTTTAACCCCAGAAACCCCTAGTTCAGAGGAAGTGAGCTATGAATTTAACTCTAAAACCCCAGACTCGCTCATGGCATACATACCAGGAAAGCCAAGTCCTATACCTGAGGTATCAGAGGAATCAGATGAGGAAGAAATAGTCAGATTACCTTCTGTTACAGATATGCCGCATAGTGATATTATACAATCTCTTAATGTTAATAAAGATTTGACCAAAAGATCAAAAGACAATAGGGTGGCATATATTGAATTTCCACCTCCCCCTCCTTTAGACACGGAACAAAGTGAGACTAGAAAAAGGAATCAGGACAATTCCACTGACAGCGAAATAGAATTGACGGAGGTTAATCTGCAAGATGATCATGACAAACTTCTTTCAGCTGAACCTGTGATACGGGTACAGCCACCTTCTCCTGTCCCCCCTGAGTTAGATATGAGTGATTCAAGTGATGATGAATCAGTTATCCAACCTTTTGCAATCAAGAAGTacacctttaaaataaaagatgagGAGGTAAAGGAATGCTCAAAAATCAATGAGGATGGAAAACAAGCTCATGAATCTGGTTTGAATTCACCACCTAATGATATAGAACAAAATGGTAACAACGATCAATCGATCACAGAGTGCTCCATAGCAACCACTGCAGAATTCTCCCATGATACGGACGCCACTGAGATTGATTCTCTTGATGGCTATGATTTGCAGGATGAAGATGATGGACTAACAGAAGGAGATCCTAAACTTAGCCACCTCCAAGATGTGGAAATAAAGAAGGAACCATGGGGTAAAGAAGGTGTTCTAAAACATAGCGATCGTAGCTTTAGCCAAAGTAAGCTTGAAGTTATCGAAGAGGAGGACAAAGTAGTAATTGAGGAATATAAGCCATGTAGAAAAATCTCAGACGAAAAGAAGGGTGATCAAGATGATAAAAAATCAGgagtacatttttttactttggaaGGAAGGCACCCTGACCGAACAGTATTTCCAGATACATACTTCAGTTATAAAGTAGATGAAGAATTTGCAACTCCTTTTAAAACAGTGGCAACAAAAAGTTTAGACTTCGATCCTTGGTCCAGTAAAGCTGGGGATGATGATGTATTTGAAACAAAATCCAAGGATGAAGAGCCAAAGCCTTTCAGTCTGGCTGTAGAGGATAGATCACAAGCAACCACTCCAGATACAACTCCTGCCAGAACCCCTACAGATGAAAGTACCCCAACAAGTGAGCCCAATCCCTTCCCATTTCATGAAGGGAAGATGTTTGAGATGACACGCAGTGGTGCTATTGACATGAGCAAGCGGGATTTTGTTGAAGAAAGACTCCAATTTTTTCAGATTGGTGAGCATAATTCTGAAGGGAAGTCAGGGGAGAAGGGGGAAGGGGACAAAATTACCACCATCACACTTCCACAGTCAGGGGACATCTTGGTAGAACCCATCCTAGGGAATACAGTAGAGACCACGTCAGCTGAACATACTACTATCCAGACCAGTGGAGATTGTCTTGATGGAACAAATGGTAATATATCATTGGATAAGTCATCATCGAATACTACCACTTCTAAAATTGACCCTAAATTGCGCACACCAATAAAAATGGGCATATCTGCCTCAACCATGTCCACAAAGAAGGATGGCACTGGTGAAGTGTCCGATAAATTAGAGACTTTGCCGAGTCCGCAGAgtttaaataatgataacaaagcTGCATTTACAAATCTATCCAGTAGTGATAATGTAACTAGTCACATAGAAATACATGATTTACAGGCTGAAAattataacaacaataataacttagattctttaattttaaatataaataataacgcAATTAATCTGGTACTTACTAAGGAATGTGAAACCAATCCTGTAAAAAAGGTCAGCAAAATGACAGGTAGTACAGGTAAGGGAGTAGAAGTATCTAATCAGTATATTGATAGGGATAAGAGAAGAATACACAGAGGTGACCAAAAACCAATAGAGCCTGTAGGGAATAGGCCAAGATCCAAACTACCTATTAAGGCAACACCATCTAAATCACTAATTTCTAACCAGGTTAGTAGCACACGCACCTTGGttactaaaaataaattgcCAAGCAAGTGTGAGATACAGACAAAACTTGATAATACATCAAATACAGAAGTAAAATCTAAGATTCCTGTAAAAAACATCAACAGATTGAATCCACCAATGCAAAAGAGATGTATACCAAAACAGAAACAGACAAATACAGAGAAGGAAGCAGTTAAGCCAGCTCCTTCAAAATTACCCGTAAAGGTAAGATCTCCACCTAATTCCACTCCAGCAGCCAAGACAAAGAAGTGTGAGTTTAGTGAGGTTTGTAAACATTCTATTGAATATTTTAAGGGAATTAGTGGTGAGACAATAAAGCTTGCGGATCGTCTTTCTGATGAAGAGAAGAAAATGCAAACTGAGATCTCTGATGATGAAGACAGTACCTCAAGGAACACATCATTATCAGAAGTCACTCAAGTGTCCCAGCCTTCTGTTACTTCGAGGTCTGCTAAAGACATGAAAGTAGACGCAGCATCTTTAAAATCAAAGATTGAAAAGACCGACAGTGAGAGAAGGAGCAGTAGAAGGACTG GTCCTCAGAGTCCATGCGAGCGCACTGACATAAGGATGGCAATTGTTGCCGATCATTTGGGTCTTAGCTGGACAG AACTGGCCAGAgaattgaatttttctgtcgaTGAAATTAATCAAATTCGTGTCGAGAATCCAAATTCTTTGACCACGCAAAGTTTTATGTTGTTGAAAAAATGGGTCGTAAGAGATGGAAAAAATGCGACAA CTGATGCCTTAACCAATATTCTGACAAAAATTAACCGAATAGATATTGTGACATTGCTGGAAGGGCCGATATTTGATTATGGAAACATTAGCGGCACCAGAAGTTTTGCAGATGACAACAACCTTTTCCATGACTCTGCTGTTGATG GTTGGCATAGTGAAGCTTCCAGCATCAATGTGGAACCACCAACTCCAGATCGCAAAATGAGTAGCGAACTATTGGAACGATTGGACGACAG CCATGAGTCCATTACCTCATACCTTAAAGGAGAAGTTGGAAGGTTAGAGTCTAGTGTTAGTCCTTCCGAGTCAATAACAGAGGGCAAGACAAGATCTACTATTCCCGAGGCTGATATAAAACTGAATGAGagacaaaatataaaaccaaaaacCTTCCAGGGAACTAATGGTAAAGGTGAGCAGACCTCACCAACAGTACATCAGAAATCCATGGAGGCAACAAGCAAGACTGTAATAGGAGAGCATAGAAGCTCACTGCCTATCAGTGCTAAAAGAGCAGGGCCTGAAGAAGGAAAATGCAGATCAAGCATTCATGTCGAGGAAGGATCACCTTCAGAACAAAAG tccTCTGGTAAAACATGCCTAAAATGCATTTATCAGGATTCTAGTGACAGTGAATATGAGAGTGCATCAAGCTCAGATGAGGAACGAAGGGTGACTACAAAAGTTACTCGACGGCGGTTAATATTAAAG GGAGAGCGAGCAAAAAACATTCCCGGGGAATCTGTTACAGAAGAACAGTATACAGACGAAGAAGGAAATATCATCACAAGAAAA GTAACTCGGAAAGTCGTGAGACGCGTTGTGGTTCCACAAGAGAAAAAAGTTGGTGGAACAGTTACGGTTGGG ACTGAAGGACACAAAgtgaaaacaaagaaagaagtcCGGCATATTGAGAAGAAAAGTTATTCATAA